The DNA segment TGCTGCCAACGCGTTTCAAATCCTTCAGTGCCATCCTGGTCATTCTCGGCACATCCGTATGGAGTGCCGTTGGCCAACCCGTGCAAATTCCAGAGATAGCAATTGGATTCTATCTGCCCCAGTGGGTCAGCTTCGACTGGTCGGATGGCTGGAAATCGGCTGAAACGATTCTGCTGCCACAGCTCGCCCTGACCCTGACCAATGCAATGATCGTAACCGCCGCCATCGCAAGGCACCTGTTCGTCGATCAGGACAGATCGATCACGCCGAATCAACTTGGCATGAGCACCGGCGTGCTCAATCTGCTACTGGCCCCACTCGGCGCCTTTCCCATGTGCCATGGCGCAGGCGGCCTGGTGGTGCAGCACCGCTTCGGTGCCCGCACTGGATTGGCACCTGCCATTTTCGGTATCACCTGTCTGTCGATCGGACTCCTGTTGGGACCGAATGCGTTACAACTCCTGCTACTTATACCCCTCGCGGCGGTTGGCGCACTATTGGTCTTTGCCGGTATCGATCTGGCTATGAGCAAAGAGCTGATGCATGGATCACGGGAGAATTTGCCAGTCATTATCATCACCGGCCTTGTCTGCCTGCTGTTCAATGTTGCGCTGGGATTATTGGTGGGCATTGCGATTGAATATCTGCGCAAGCGGGGACCGATTCAACATCATTGATGGTGGGGCAGGGCCCCACCCTACCTATTACATTCATTTCACCATGATGGTGATCTTGTCAGAGACGATGGGCGGATCGAAGGGGATATGATCCTTATCACCCAGCACCAGCTGCAGAGTGTGGGTGCCCTTTTCCAGATCGAGCGTCACCTCTGTCTGGCCACCACCGAAATGGCGATGATTATCATCTGAAGGCAAGGGTTTATCCATTGCCGGCATCTCGTTTACATCGATGAGCAGATGGTGATGTCCGGTCTTTTCACGCTCGACCCCGGCGGGCGCGACACCCATCCCCCGTAAACCGAAACGGACAGTAACAGGACCACTTCCCTGTTCACCATTCATGGGTGAAATGATATACAGTTTGACGCCGTCAGGCGCAGGGGTGCCGGCATTGATCTGTGGCGCATAAAAGCCAAGCAGCAGCATGGCGAAAATCAGTCTTCTTATAAAAGAGGGCATAAGGACCTCCAGGATGTTGTTAGATTTGGGATTTTGAGTGTAGGGCATCCGGAGCATCAAGCAGCACAATACCCGGGCAGTCCCATATTGTGTAAGACACATTAATTACAGCACATATTGAATATCTATAACCCTTTAAAAAAGGGCATTTCGCATGCACAGACGATCTCTATCCAACTGACTCCCTATTGCTGAATTTCAAGGATACCGATCTTGGGAAAGGTCAGCTTATGACTGATTCAGTACCAATTCCTCATCGACAGCGACCGACAACTGTGCCGCATTCGCCGTCGCCAACCAGACAGCCTATATCGAGCTAACCGATGTTGAGGTCAACAACAGCTGCCCCACCAAACATTGCCTCATATAGTAAACAGATTTGAGAGATTATGGCCTGCCTGGCAGAACAATACAGCGCCTGTAATTTTTCCTCTCAAGCAATTGTGCGTTTCTTGCGCAAAAGAGCTGGTGCGGCAAGCCGCACCCTACAGACTTTTTAAATTAATGCATTTTATTAGCGTTCATTTGCGTTCATTTGCGGACTTTTTAATTTTTCTTAGGCTTGGCAACCAGATGCTCGGCCACCAGTTCGGTCAGGCTGATCACCTGGGTATCCATTTCGTTATGCTCTATCCCCTCTTCCAGGATGATACGGCAATTGGCGCATGCCGTGACCATGGTATTGACTCCTGTCTCCTGTAACTGCTGTTTCTTACGCTCGAAGACTCGCAGGCGCAACGGCTCGGCGCGCTCGTTGGCACTCACGCCACCACCGCCGCCACAGCACCAGTTCATCACCCCATGGTCCTTCATCTCGACAAAGTTTTCCGCCACACTGTTGAGCAATTCCCGTGGCTGGTTGACGACACCACCGCGACGCACGATCTGACAGGGATCATGCAGGGTCATGGGGGTTGTATCCTTACCCTCCAACTGCAGGCGTCCCTCCGCCTTTAACTGTTCCAGCAACTCCAGGATATGCACCACCTCGAAGGAGTATGGACGACCGATCAGGTTCGGTCCTTCCCAACGAATAGCGGTATAGGCGTGGCCACATTCGGGACTGATGACAGTCTTGACACCCAACTCTTCCGCGGCGATCACAACCCGATTCACAAGTTCCGCTGCTGCCTCCTTGTTGCCGATCTGGATGCCGCTGTTGGTGGCCTCGAAGGCATTGCTGTTGATTGTCCAGGAGACTCCCGCTGCATCGAAGATACGCGCGATACTCTCGATAAATTCCGGAAAATTGACCACCTCCATGGAGGAGAAGAGAACCATGTAGTCGGCGCCCTTTTTGTCCACCGGTATTTTCAACCCGCTATCCTTCTCCACATGGGCCAGGGCAGCCTGGAGTGTCCTGAAGGTAACTCCCATGGGACTGCCGATCTTCAGCGCCCGCTTGGTCGCCTCTTTCATGCCGTCCGGCGCATAGCCCGCGACGGAGAAGCCTTCCCGCTGTTTACGAATCATGTAGGTGATGTCGTTACCCACCGGGCAGATCATGGAACAGCGACCACACATGGTGCAGCTGTCGTAGACCAGGGTCTCCCAATCGGCGAAATCTTTTTCGGTTACAGGCTCACTCAGACCGAACACTGAACCCAACTTACCCCAGAAGGTATGCTCGCGCCGCCAAAGCTTCTTCATCGGCTCGAGTTTGTAGATCGGCGTATAGCGGGGATCATGTGTCTCCGTATAGAAGAGACAGGCCTCGGCGCAAAGCCCGCAGTGGACACAACTGGAGAAGTAGGATGAGATGCGGGAATCGATCTGTTGACGTAACGCCTCTACACCCTGCTCAAACTGTTCACTCATGCCGCCCCCTATGCGTTGATACCTTTGCGTCCCATGGTTGCGCCGGTATAGCCGCGACTCATAACGAAGGTAAAGGTATGCATCAGCTTGCTGAATGGAAAATAGATCAGCAGCAACTCGGCCAGTAGCAGATGGATCAGGCGCAGCGCCTCGAAGGATTGCGCCAATGCCAGGCAGCCTGTCAGCATCACCAGAAATACCAGGACACTCCCCACATGATCATCCAGGTCCGAGAGCAGTCTCGTCACCGGACTGAGCAGACGATGGATCCATAACAGCAGCAGGCCCAGAAACGCCAGTTCGGCGGAGAGGATAAAGGCCCAATGGGGCATGGCCGGCCAACTGAATCCGGTGATCCTCTCGGCGTAGAAATCGATATGGGGTTGGGCGAAGAAGAGCAGCGCAAACAGCCCAAGGTGGAACAGATAGCCGGCGATCTGCAGCAGTCTGCCACGGGTGGCGGCAGTGCGCTCATACAGGGAACGGCTGACGATAGTCCGCATGGCGCCGGATGCTGCACTGCCTTTTGGCGTCGCAAGGTCCGTCCTATTGCCCGCCATGAGAATCATCAAGATACGCCATACAACACCGATCACAAACACGCCCAGGGAAAAGATCCACAAGGGCCCGTCGATGAACTGGGCGATCATTTGCCTGCCTCCCCAAGCTCTCGACCGAGGGATCTGTTGGTATCGGTGTCGCTGAACCGGTTCACTTCTTCGTTGGCTATCGCCTCTCCCCGCTTTTCCATCTGTGTCGCCCACAGATCGTGATGCTCCTTGGCCCAATTCAGGTCGCAGTATCCTGACTTCATACCTTCGATGGCGCCCTGCATACCGATGCTGCCGATATAGATATGACCAAGTATCACACCGATCATGAGAATCGCACCGATGGCGTGACCCACATGGGCCAGCTCCATCCACTCCCGACTCTGACCGAATATGGGAAATACCAATACCAGACCGGACACCACAATCACTGAACCCACGATTATCAGCATCCAGAACATGCTCTTCTCGCCCATATTGAAAAAGTTGGACGGAACATGTTTTTTACCGATGATGCCACCCCCCCGCAACAGCCAACTCATATCCCCCTTCTGATAGATGTTGCGGCGAACGAATTTTATAAACACCAGGATCAGGGCAATCATAAACAGGGGCCCCATCAGATTGTGCCCCTCTTTGCTGGCCGATGCGATAACCGAGAAGATCTCCTTGCCGAAGAGGGGAATCAACACTGGTCGACCGAACAAAATGATCAGACCGGTAATGGCGAGAAACAGGAAAATCGATGCCATAAACCAGTGGATCAAGCGTTCATAACTGGTATAGCGGGGCAGCTTCCTGTCCGACTCTCCACCGACAATCTTCACTTTGCCGCGGATCAGGTAGAAAAGGATTAAACCTATACCTATGCCCAGCAACAGGTATCCACCTATGGGTATCAACTGCTGCATACGGAATTTTCGCCACTTGTCCCCATTGGCATTGATCAGCACACCCGTGTCCACACCCCTTACCTGGGTGGTACCGGATGCGGGCATATCCCGCTGGCGCACATCCCGCCACAACTCCGCAGCGGGATTGAGTACCGCTACTGAAGGCAGGCCTCTCGACTCCTTGGACTCGGCAAAGCTATGCAGTGGCAGGACAATCAACCACAACAGCAACAACCATGCTGCGGTGTTACTGCCCTGACCAGCTGCAGATAGGTTGCAGAACCTGTTCATAGCGAACCAACTCTCCCTATTGCGCTGCTTCACTCTTTGGCGCTGCTCTTGCCGGCACCACTGGAGGGTGCGCGGAAAGAGGCATCGCGATAGGAGACACCCCGCGCCATCACACTCGCACTGCGATTGATGACGCGTTTGCGATAGATGTCTGAAATCGTATCCGAGTCTCCGGCCAACAGAGCCTTGGTGGAGCACATCTCCGCACATAACGGCAGCTTGCCTTCGGCGAGACGGTTTGAGCCATACTTTCTGTGCTCGTCGGAGCTGTTGTCGGCCTCCGGTCCACCGGCGCAGAAGGTGCATTTGTCCATCTTGCCCCGGGTGGCGAACGCCCCATCCTCGGGAAACTGAGGTGCGCCGAAGGGACAGGCGTAGAAGCAGTAGCCGCAGCCGATGCAGATATCCTTGTCGTGGAGAACGACCCCGTCCTGGGTGGTATAGAAGCAGTCCACCGGACAGACCGTGGCGCAGGGAGCATCCGAGCAGTGCATACAGGCCACCGACAACGAGCGTTCACCTTCGTCACCATCGTTGATGGTCACCACCCGGCGGCGGTTGACGCCCCATGGAACCTCGTTCTCGTTCTTACAGGCGGTAACGCAGGCATTGCACTCGATACAACGCTCAGGATCGCAATAGAATTTCATTCGTGCCATGTTGATATCCTCTGTTTAAAACTCGTTTACGCTTTACTGATGCGACAGAGACTGCATTTGGTCTCCTGCATCTGCGTCACCGAGTCATAGCCATAGGTCATGGCCGTGTTACAGGCTTCGCCCAGAACATAGGGATCCGCACCCTCGGGATACTTACTGCGCAGATCCTTACCCAGGAAGTGGCCGCCGAAATGGAACGGCATGAAGGCCACACCGGCAGCAACCCGCCGGGTCACCATCGCCTTGACTTTGATGCGGGCGCCCTCGGCGCCCTCCACCCAGACATCCTCCCCGTCACTGACACCGGCATTGTTGGCATCCCGCGGATGCATCTCGATAAACATATCCTGCTGCAGCTCCGCCAACCAGGGATTGGAGCGGGACTCATCACCGCCACCCTCATACTCCACCAGACGCCCCGAGGTGAGGATGATGGGAAAATCCTTGGAGTAGTCCTTGGCCTGAATCGAAGCGTAACGGGTCGGCAGGCGATAGAAGGACTTGCGATCCTCATAGGTGGGATACTTCTCCACCAGATCACGCCGGTTGGTGTACAGGGGTTCCCGATGTACCGG comes from the Candidatus Thiodiazotropha sp. CDECU1 genome and includes:
- a CDS encoding formate dehydrogenase subunit gamma, with amino-acid sequence MNRFCNLSAAGQGSNTAAWLLLLWLIVLPLHSFAESKESRGLPSVAVLNPAAELWRDVRQRDMPASGTTQVRGVDTGVLINANGDKWRKFRMQQLIPIGGYLLLGIGIGLILFYLIRGKVKIVGGESDRKLPRYTSYERLIHWFMASIFLFLAITGLIILFGRPVLIPLFGKEIFSVIASASKEGHNLMGPLFMIALILVFIKFVRRNIYQKGDMSWLLRGGGIIGKKHVPSNFFNMGEKSMFWMLIIVGSVIVVSGLVLVFPIFGQSREWMELAHVGHAIGAILMIGVILGHIYIGSIGMQGAIEGMKSGYCDLNWAKEHHDLWATQMEKRGEAIANEEVNRFSDTDTNRSLGRELGEAGK
- a CDS encoding putative sulfate/molybdate transporter: MNKYTTKQIVGEFSGAFADLGTFLPIVIAVLTLQLIDPSGLFIGFGLFALAVAAIYRRPIPVQPMKAVAAVVIAENLSAGTIAASGLLLGITVLLLTVTGVASYLGKKLPQAVLSGIQLGIGLILAWAGAKLMLQDPLTGLAAMVLLLLLLPTRFKSFSAILVILGTSVWSAVGQPVQIPEIAIGFYLPQWVSFDWSDGWKSAETILLPQLALTLTNAMIVTAAIARHLFVDQDRSITPNQLGMSTGVLNLLLAPLGAFPMCHGAGGLVVQHRFGARTGLAPAIFGITCLSIGLLLGPNALQLLLLIPLAAVGALLVFAGIDLAMSKELMHGSRENLPVIIITGLVCLLFNVALGLLVGIAIEYLRKRGPIQHH
- the fdh3B gene encoding formate dehydrogenase FDH3 subunit beta, which gives rise to MARMKFYCDPERCIECNACVTACKNENEVPWGVNRRRVVTINDGDEGERSLSVACMHCSDAPCATVCPVDCFYTTQDGVVLHDKDICIGCGYCFYACPFGAPQFPEDGAFATRGKMDKCTFCAGGPEADNSSDEHRKYGSNRLAEGKLPLCAEMCSTKALLAGDSDTISDIYRKRVINRSASVMARGVSYRDASFRAPSSGAGKSSAKE
- a CDS encoding DUF4399 domain-containing protein, whose translation is MPSFIRRLIFAMLLLGFYAPQINAGTPAPDGVKLYIISPMNGEQGSGPVTVRFGLRGMGVAPAGVEREKTGHHHLLIDVNEMPAMDKPLPSDDNHRHFGGGQTEVTLDLEKGTHTLQLVLGDKDHIPFDPPIVSDKITIMVK
- a CDS encoding (Fe-S)-binding protein, with the protein product MSEQFEQGVEALRQQIDSRISSYFSSCVHCGLCAEACLFYTETHDPRYTPIYKLEPMKKLWRREHTFWGKLGSVFGLSEPVTEKDFADWETLVYDSCTMCGRCSMICPVGNDITYMIRKQREGFSVAGYAPDGMKEATKRALKIGSPMGVTFRTLQAALAHVEKDSGLKIPVDKKGADYMVLFSSMEVVNFPEFIESIARIFDAAGVSWTINSNAFEATNSGIQIGNKEAAAELVNRVVIAAEELGVKTVISPECGHAYTAIRWEGPNLIGRPYSFEVVHILELLEQLKAEGRLQLEGKDTTPMTLHDPCQIVRRGGVVNQPRELLNSVAENFVEMKDHGVMNWCCGGGGGVSANERAEPLRLRVFERKKQQLQETGVNTMVTACANCRIILEEGIEHNEMDTQVISLTELVAEHLVAKPKKN